The Cynocephalus volans isolate mCynVol1 chromosome 12, mCynVol1.pri, whole genome shotgun sequence sequence GCGCATCAGGAGATGAAGTGTGTCATAACCTATCAGAGCCTATGTTTTCATCAGGAAAATTCCTCATGCTTGCCTTGTCTTTCTTGACTACCCAGTCCTCTGTTTCTCAGTTGTCACTATGGGAAAGTCATTCTTACGTCTAAATTAAATCTCTGTTGTGGTAGCTGGAGATTTTTTCTCCTCATCTTGTTCTTATGGAAAAGGAATTGACATCTCCCAATGTTAGAGCACTGGACTGTcaacattttgttaattttattcataaCCTTCTAAGCCCCCGATTATTTACTCCTTCTTCAtgactttcctttcctttccatcaTTCTTTCTATGTTCCCTTATTCCTTCAATTGAATGaggaaaaatttccaaaatctATTATCTTGAGGTCTAGGACTAACCCTGAGATTTCAGGGATTTCTGATTGGGctgaaaacagaggagaaagccCTGGCTCTGTTGCTCACCATCAGTTGAGAGTGTTGGTGGGGCCACCTCTTGCCCCCTTAGAAGAGATGTGTATTGGAAGAAtaggcttctgaaagctcaagacTCAGAGCTAGCTATATTCCTGGCCTTGATGACCATATCCAGGTGGATGCCATCTCCCTTGGGGACTGTCAGAATAGGGCCACTTACCCATTCCTGGGTGCAGATGATGTGGGTGTCATGGAGCATTTGCTCATCCCTGAGGTGGATAGAGGAAGGAGTCATTCTGTTACAGGGGTCTGGAACTGTCTCCCCAATTGCCAAGCTCATATCCCTAGTTTGGAGTATAGCCAGTCAAAGTGGAAGGGACCAGACTTGTGGGGATACTGAAGACCTATAGGCCTGTCAGAGAAATGGTTGCAGAATGTGGCACCAGACATCTGGCTATCTATAAAGCATAGTGGATCATGGTCACCGGAGCTCTGTTCGACCAGTGCTGGGCATTTAAGAATTAGCCAAATGCCTCTCTTTCTGGTTTCTCATTTCTTATCTCCGCTTTTGGTATGGAAAATGGATACAATAAGACTTGCAGTCTCTTCATCTCACCCTGAATTTcacccttcccccacctttcAAGAAGTgaaaaagcaacagcagcagtTAGATCCTAAATCCACATTTTTACAGCCTGGGTCATCAGGCGGGCACTCTCAGGGCCCTGCAGCAACCTCTTTGGAAATAAGGCCTGACACGCAAGCATCCTACAAATAGAGGTAAGCTTGACCCTTTTGATCTTTTGACCCTTAGGGATCAACATCCAAGAAAAGGTTTCTCTGTATCTCACAGTGGATTCTTCCAGGCCACATTTCTTTATTCTGGAGTAGAGGTGATTGACCAGGCTTGAAGAAAGAACGGAGGGGGTCTTCTCTGGCCTCTCTGTTTTAAAAGATACCCAAGAAGATTTGGCCTCTTATGAACTCTGTTATGTGGAGAAGCTAGAAAAGCCCAAAGTGGTTCCAATAGCCAGAGAGACCCCAAGAGTAGTTACAATCTCCTTTAGATTTCCCTTCCCCCATGCTTCCTGTACCCACAGCTAAAGTCTCCTCAACCCTTCCATGGGGTTTGAAAGTCCCTgaattaaatcttattttatcctgACATTAGAGGATCTCTCTTTGGGCTcagttatatacatatatctgtgATAATCAAAGTGTGATCTGTGAACCAGCAGCTTTGGTGTCATATGGAAGcctgttagaaatacagaatctcagaATTTCAAGTccaccctagacctactgaataaGAATTTGATATGCTTTTAAACAAGGGACTCAGGTGATTTGTATAcataaaaaaagtttgaaaagctctgatttatatattttttttcttggatggGTGGAGGAAGGAGCTCCAAATATGGCTTTTATGTTATAATTCTAGACTACTGGATATATTGAGTATTTTCTAGAATTCACATCTGGGCATTTGATAACTATAACTTGACGACCTTGAATAATCATTCCTCTGTGACCTCCCTGTTTTTCCATCCCTATGCCAGTCCTGCTAAGCCTTTATAGCAAAGCTGGGAAGCTGCTTCTGTCTGTGCTTGGCATTTCTCCTCGACGGAAAAGAATCATGTCTGACTGAGGGCTGAGAGTGTCCTCAAGCCCACAGCAGCCAATTTAAGGGAGAAATGGATCCTGCTATTCCTGTCCAGGTGCTGTAGACTAAATAAATGCTTGTGTTTCCTGACCATTCATATATCGAAACCTAATTTGcgatgtgatggtatttggaagtggggtCTTTGGGTGGTgcaggtcatgagggcagaaccctcatgaatgagattaatgcccttataaaagagaacccagagagatcccttgccccttctgccatgtgaggacacagtgaaaagaccactgtctatgaaccaggaagtgggccctcatcagacaACAAACCTGCCTgtgccttggacttcccaacctccagaactgtaagaaataaacttctgatgTTTTTAAGCCCCCCAATCTATAGTATTTGGTTATAGAGCCCAAATAGACTAAGATACCAGGTAACTGGACTGGATAGAGGAGAGAGAACCAGTGCTCATGGAGACTTCAAGGAAAGTCAGTGCCCAGCTTGGTTGaagatggaaaggaaaagaagacctGGACTCCAGCTTCAAGGCAAATGAAATATCCTAAGATGAAACTTTGGGATGAATTCCTCCTTATTCCTTCCCAAATTCCCTCCCTTGATTCTTTATTCAAACCTTGGATTATTGCTCTTTTACCTCGAATCCGAGCATCTTCCTGCAGCtgaaaaataatgagaatttgGAGAGTCAGAGACTCAGGGGCTGGTTTCTGGACCGTTAGTGTACCAGCTGTAGTCTTTAGTAAATGTAGGGATGTCTATTTGGGAAATATGGGCTTTTGGGGAATGGAATGAAATTCTCAGTTTTCTGAATGcagaatttgtattatctttgtgTCTCTCACACAAAACCATTTAAGATAATCCCCTGCATACAGcatatgttcaataaatgtttgttgaataatggatgaataaataggAGCAAGCTGTGGCCTAATCAGAAAGAAAGCACATTCTAATTCTGTTTCTCTCTGCTATCTTATGCTTGACTTATCAATTCTTTCCTCAGTATTTAAGTACAAAAATTTCCCTTGTACAAAGTGACTAGAGAGTCTGTTTTGTCTGCAGCAGCCTGGGGGATCTATGAGGGCAGGGATGGTGTCTGATGGATTTCATGAAGAAGCACCGGAAGAGAGTTTCAGCACAGGGATGTCAGATGGACTGTTAACTTCAATACAAGCCCTGAGAGGATGGAAGTCAACACATACAAGTCCCACTTATAGACAAGCCTACTCCTCCCACTAGCTGAAGTCCTTCCAGAAGGAGACTGTGGCCTCAGGGGACTAAAGTTCTGGGTAGGGTGGAGGCACCCTGAACCCAGAGGCAAAACTTGGATGAAAATATCAAACTTCTGATCTCCATCTAGTGCCCCCTTTTACCTATAACCAGCTGGAGGCAAAGGCTGCTATAATTTTCATTAGAGTAAGTCACAGACATGGCAACAGAATACAATGGCATCTCTCTTCTTGGACCATAGGAAAGGGCTCAGTTTTAAGGTCAAAAGTGATCTGATAGTGAAACAGAGGAAGTTTATTTTCTGTGCCTTCTGAATCCCTTTGCCCGTCATTCCTCCTCAGGTAGGAAGAGGGAGCTACTGTTTCTAAGACCACAGGAGGCTCATATtacatttgtttctaattttaataaaattatatctttattccGAGGAACAAAAGTTAAGAAATCCATACAGAAGTTTCCTGTTGGCCTTGGCTTTGTAGTATTTTTAACTGTCCTaagtttgtgtttttctgtttatagCCTATGTAAACAGTCTCTTGATAAGTAATTGTGTAGATAGTGTCTGTTGCTCTCTACTCTGAGAGACAAAAACAAGATGTGACAGTGAGATATATCAGCACCTTGAACAAGCTAATATAATAACTCAGTGTCTGGGGCAGGCCAACAATATAGTGCATATGTGACTATGTTGCTTAAATATTTGATCGGTGTTTAGAAAAGAGACTGAAATCTGTATagaggaagagcaggaagaggaTTGTTTCTATTTACCCGAGAAGTTTAGCCCTGGCCTCTTAACTTGCACACCCCTGCAATTAATGCGCATACTCAGGTAAGAAGGCTGTTTACCACGTCACCTGGGGATTCTCCCTAACTCAGTCACTTATCAGCATTTCATATAACCACAAAGGATATTCTTGTTGAGAGAAGTTCTGGTAAATACAATTTTCTCTCTATATTATCACATTTCCTCAAAAGAATTGTTAGGCATCTTCTTGCCTTAGATGTCTGGACTGACAAGTCAGTGCTACTTTTTGAAACGGAGAAACCATTAGGTAAATAAAGATAAGACTGTGGTCAGAATGAACAGCTCAGTAGGGTATGGGAAATTGGGATCAAGGGCAGGTGAGGAGGTCAGGGAATTCATAGAATCAAAATTTAATCTCACCTCCTTTTGTATGTCCTTAAAAGCTGTCAGCACCTGACAGGagatgaaaatacagaaaaattaatattacagACTATCACTTTATTAcaaaagaattttatatatagaatTAAGTTCCCTAATTTCCCAGCCATTAGGCTGTAGAGAGTGAATACCAAGAGACTGTGGCTTTCTAACTCCAGCAATAAATCTCTGTTGATTTCCATTGCGCATATGTCTCTGGGCCATTGTTTCTGCACATAATAAATAGGTGAAGTACAGTGAGGTATTTAAAGAGGAGAGGGCTGTGAATGGAATGTATAATGAAACCCactgttatattttatttctctttggtcCTTGTTCTGAAGCTAGGCATAGTTATTAAAATCAACACGTATTTGTATTTAGGTTATCATACATTGGAGAACACCACCAAATATTGGTGAAGATATAGAACAGCCGGAACTCTTGTACATTATTGGAGGGAGAGTAAAATCTTACGATCACTTTGGGAAAAgttctggcagtttcttacacgACTAAATATATACCTACCATACTGCCCAGCCATGGATGGATACAATGACTGTTGGAACTCTGGGTTCCCTCAGCTGATGTAAAGTGTGAGAACTTTAAGACAGATAGCTCTATCTTGTTTGGTGAAAATATAGTTTCTCTAGATAGTGAAGAATTTCAATTTGTTTATAAGGGTGCTTATGGAAAA is a genomic window containing:
- the C12H12orf54 gene encoding uncharacterized protein C12orf54 homolog, whose protein sequence is MEINRDLLLELESHSLLVLTAFKDIQKELQEDARIRGMSKCSMTPTSSAPRNGNIRTPDSWRTPNLRRSHFSNGKQPSGARAHNLRTHLSGQSPCSSGP